The following are encoded together in the Salvia hispanica cultivar TCC Black 2014 chromosome 6, UniMelb_Shisp_WGS_1.0, whole genome shotgun sequence genome:
- the LOC125195138 gene encoding uncharacterized protein LOC125195138 — protein sequence METETEAEEIDSPEVKRVREDLLDEIDEDSDLRTSFHELDSFMKSFEEEITEGIIELASDSGESRPDLGYLLEASNDELGIPPPAASPARKELVTVELQRR from the exons ATGGAAACGGAGACGGAGGCGGAGGAGATTGACTCGCCGGAGGTGAAGCGGGTGAGGGAGGATCTGCTGGACGAAATCGACGAGGATTCCGATCTCCGCACTTCCTTCCACGAGCTCGACTCATTCATGAAGAGCTTCGAGGAGGAAATCACT GAAGGAATCATCGAATTGGCGTCGGATTCCGGTGAATCGCGACCGGATCTAGGCTATCTGCTCGAGGCATCGAACGATGAGCTAGGGATTCCACCCCCGGCGGCGTCTCCGGCGAGGAAGGAGCTGGTGACGGTCGAATTGCAGCGGCGATGA